Proteins from a single region of Pseudomonas sp. 10S4:
- a CDS encoding DUF2934 domain-containing protein, producing the protein MSTDDKRIREFAYQIWESEGKPVGEESRHWEMARKLAEAEALAPKKSPKAAAGKTSAAKPAAGKAEDKLNGKAPAPAAKTKAKPAATAAKVTPPGEKAAEKKPRAGKKPPAV; encoded by the coding sequence ATGAGTACCGACGATAAACGCATCCGCGAGTTCGCCTATCAAATCTGGGAATCGGAAGGCAAGCCCGTTGGCGAGGAAAGCCGCCATTGGGAGATGGCACGCAAACTGGCCGAAGCTGAAGCCCTGGCGCCCAAGAAGTCGCCCAAGGCTGCCGCTGGCAAGACCTCCGCCGCCAAACCGGCCGCTGGCAAGGCAGAAGACAAACTCAACGGTAAAGCCCCGGCACCGGCGGCTAAAACCAAAGCCAAACCTGCCGCAACGGCGGCAAAAGTAACGCCACCGGGCGAAAAAGCCGCCGAGAAGAAACCGCGCGCCGGGAAAAAACCGCCTGCGGTCTGA
- the glgX gene encoding glycogen debranching protein GlgX has translation MTSPKKAAPEPHAEASRIREGLPFPLGATWDGLGVNFALFSANATKVELCIFDDAGEVELERIELPEYTDEIYHGYLPDAHPGLIYGYRVYGAYDPANGHRFNHNKLLIDPYAKQLVGQLKWSEALFGYTIGHPDADLSFDERDSAPFVPKCKVIDPAHTWGHDHRVSVPWDKTIIYETHVRGISMRHPSVPENVRGTFAGLMVDDLLEHIRKLGVSTVELLPIHAFVNDQHLLHKGMTNYWGYNSIAFFAPDPRYLASGKIAEFKGMVKLLHEAGLEVILDVVYNHTAEGNEQGPTLSMRGIDNASYYRLQPDDKRFYINDSGTGNTLDLSHPCVLQMVTDSLRYWATEMHVDGFRFDLATILGRYHDGFDERHSFLVACRQDPVLRQVKMIAEPWDCGPGGYQVGGFPPGWVEWNDKFRDTVRAFWKGDDGQLADFASRMTASGEMFNQRGRRPYSSLNFITAHDGFTLNDLVSYNDKHNEANDENNQDGSNNNLSWNHGVEGPTDDPEINALRQRQMRNFFATLLLSQGTPMLVAGDEFARTQEGNNNAYCQDSEIGWVNWDLSDDGKALLKFVKRLIKLRLAYPILRRGRFLVGNYNEDIGVKDVTWLAPDGSEMSIEQWQEGHGRCLGMLLDGRAQETGIRRKGGDATLLLVVNAHHDIVNFTLPEVPDGGFWTCMIDTNQPSIRGQERFEFGHEYSVTGRSLLLFELQHEEEE, from the coding sequence ATGACCAGTCCAAAGAAAGCCGCGCCAGAGCCTCACGCCGAGGCCTCGCGAATCCGTGAAGGCTTGCCCTTCCCGCTGGGCGCGACCTGGGATGGCCTGGGAGTCAACTTCGCACTGTTTTCCGCCAACGCCACCAAGGTCGAACTGTGCATCTTCGACGATGCCGGTGAAGTGGAACTGGAGCGCATCGAGCTGCCGGAATACACCGACGAGATCTACCACGGCTACCTGCCGGACGCGCATCCGGGGCTGATCTACGGCTACCGGGTCTACGGCGCGTATGACCCGGCCAACGGCCATCGCTTCAACCACAACAAATTGCTCATCGATCCCTACGCCAAACAATTGGTCGGCCAGTTGAAATGGTCCGAAGCGCTGTTCGGCTACACCATCGGCCACCCCGACGCCGACCTCAGTTTCGATGAACGGGACAGCGCACCGTTTGTGCCGAAATGCAAAGTCATCGACCCGGCCCACACCTGGGGCCACGATCATCGGGTCAGCGTGCCGTGGGACAAAACAATCATTTATGAGACTCACGTGCGCGGCATCAGCATGCGTCATCCCTCCGTCCCCGAGAACGTGCGTGGCACCTTCGCCGGGTTGATGGTCGATGACCTGCTCGAACACATCCGCAAGCTCGGCGTGTCGACCGTGGAATTGCTACCGATCCACGCGTTCGTCAACGACCAGCACCTATTGCACAAAGGCATGACCAATTACTGGGGCTACAACAGCATCGCCTTCTTCGCCCCCGACCCGCGCTACCTGGCCAGCGGCAAGATCGCCGAGTTCAAGGGAATGGTCAAGCTCCTGCACGAGGCCGGCCTCGAGGTGATCCTCGACGTCGTCTACAACCACACCGCCGAGGGCAACGAACAAGGCCCGACCCTGTCGATGCGCGGCATCGACAACGCCTCTTACTACCGCTTGCAGCCCGACGACAAGCGCTTCTACATCAACGATTCCGGCACCGGCAACACCCTGGATTTGAGTCACCCGTGCGTGCTGCAAATGGTCACCGACTCGCTGCGCTACTGGGCCACGGAAATGCACGTGGACGGCTTCCGCTTCGACTTGGCGACCATTCTCGGGCGTTACCACGACGGTTTCGACGAGCGCCACAGCTTCCTCGTTGCCTGTCGCCAGGACCCGGTCTTGCGTCAGGTGAAAATGATTGCCGAGCCCTGGGACTGCGGCCCCGGCGGTTATCAGGTCGGTGGATTTCCGCCGGGCTGGGTCGAGTGGAACGACAAGTTCCGCGACACCGTGCGCGCGTTCTGGAAAGGCGATGACGGCCAATTGGCGGACTTCGCCAGTCGCATGACTGCCTCCGGCGAGATGTTCAACCAGCGCGGACGGCGTCCATATTCGTCGTTGAATTTCATCACCGCCCACGACGGTTTCACCCTCAACGACCTGGTGTCGTACAACGACAAACACAACGAAGCCAACGACGAAAACAACCAGGACGGCAGCAACAACAACCTGTCCTGGAACCACGGTGTCGAAGGCCCGACTGATGATCCTGAGATCAACGCACTGCGCCAACGGCAGATGCGCAACTTCTTCGCCACGCTGCTGCTGTCCCAAGGCACACCGATGTTGGTAGCCGGCGACGAATTCGCCCGCACCCAGGAAGGCAACAACAACGCCTATTGCCAGGACAGCGAGATCGGTTGGGTCAACTGGGACCTGAGCGATGACGGCAAGGCGTTGCTCAAGTTCGTCAAACGCCTGATCAAGTTGCGCCTGGCCTACCCGATCCTGCGTCGTGGGCGGTTCCTGGTGGGCAATTACAACGAGGACATCGGTGTAAAAGATGTCACTTGGCTGGCTCCGGATGGCAGCGAGATGTCCATCGAACAATGGCAGGAAGGCCACGGTCGCTGCCTTGGCATGCTGCTCGATGGTCGCGCTCAGGAAACCGGCATCCGCCGCAAGGGTGGCGATGCGACCTTGCTGCTAGTGGTCAATGCGCACCACGACATCGTCAATTTCACCTTGCCGGAAGTGCCGGACGGCGGTTTCTGGACCTGCATGATCGACACCAATCAACCGTCGATTCGCGGTCAGGAGCGCTTCGAGTTCGGCCATGAATATTCGGTTACCGGCCGCTCGCTGCTGCTGTTCGAATTGCAGCATGAGGAAGAAGAGTGA